Proteins from a genomic interval of Lolium perenne isolate Kyuss_39 chromosome 1, Kyuss_2.0, whole genome shotgun sequence:
- the LOC139831084 gene encoding B3 domain-containing protein Os06g0194400-like isoform X2 codes for MPKEQPKEQRKSEVRKMDEANSYEEQRRRQIEQNKRKLDELRVHKLSAAVREATAKPMPAKLLMPRNPRLDAPTRRSGRIASLPEQPDYRIRKANGDVKTESPDPVPVYATNEERAYAVAKAEQLKAQLGSDHPAFIKPMSHRSATKSAVLSIPVHFNQYLPVHDEVMALVDEVNKEFDMLYHAT; via the exons ATG CCCAAAGAACAACCAAAGGAGCAGAGGAAAAGTGAGGTGAGGaaaatggatgaggcaaactcgtACGAGGAGCAGCGCAGGAGGCAGATCGAGCAGAACAAGCGCAAGCTGGATGAGCTGCGGGTGCACAAGCTCTCCGCCGCCGTCCGCGAGGCCACCGCCAAGCCCATGCCG GCCAAGCTGCTGATGCCTCGGAATCCGAGGCTGGACGCCCCAACCCGGCGGTCTGGCCGCATCGCCAGCCTCCCAGAGCAGCCCGACTACCGCATTAGGAAGGCGAATGGTGATGTAAAGACCGAATCACCTGATCCAGTTCCAGTGTACGCTACCAACGAagagagagcctatgctgttgCCAAGGCCGAACAGCTCAAGGCCCAGCTGGGCTCGGACCACCCAGCCTTCATCAAGCCTATGTCCCACAGATCCGCCACCAAATCGGCAGTGCTG TCTATCCCAGTGCACTTCAATCAGTATCTCCCCGTGCATGATGAGGTGATGGCTCTAGTGGATGAGGTGAATAAGGAGTTTGACATGCTCTACCATGCCACGTAA
- the LOC139831084 gene encoding B3 domain-containing protein Os06g0194400-like isoform X3, translating into MDEANSYEEQRRRQIEQNKRKLDELRVHKLSAAVREATAKPMPAKLLMPRNPRLDAPTRRSGRIASLPEQPDYRIRKANGDVKTESPDPVPVYATNEERAYAVAKAEQLKAQLGSDHPAFIKPMSHRSATKSAVLSIPVHFNQYLPVHDEVMALVDEVNKEFDMLYHAT; encoded by the exons atggatgaggcaaactcgtACGAGGAGCAGCGCAGGAGGCAGATCGAGCAGAACAAGCGCAAGCTGGATGAGCTGCGGGTGCACAAGCTCTCCGCCGCCGTCCGCGAGGCCACCGCCAAGCCCATGCCG GCCAAGCTGCTGATGCCTCGGAATCCGAGGCTGGACGCCCCAACCCGGCGGTCTGGCCGCATCGCCAGCCTCCCAGAGCAGCCCGACTACCGCATTAGGAAGGCGAATGGTGATGTAAAGACCGAATCACCTGATCCAGTTCCAGTGTACGCTACCAACGAagagagagcctatgctgttgCCAAGGCCGAACAGCTCAAGGCCCAGCTGGGCTCGGACCACCCAGCCTTCATCAAGCCTATGTCCCACAGATCCGCCACCAAATCGGCAGTGCTG TCTATCCCAGTGCACTTCAATCAGTATCTCCCCGTGCATGATGAGGTGATGGCTCTAGTGGATGAGGTGAATAAGGAGTTTGACATGCTCTACCATGCCACGTAA
- the LOC139831084 gene encoding B3 domain-containing protein Os06g0194400-like isoform X1, with protein sequence MRWACGPPAWTIVGYGASWVCGFTFAPLLFPKFERRRPTCDGYPILVPSFVDSSTRNPHFIFLLQQPKEQPKEQRKSEVRKMDEANSYEEQRRRQIEQNKRKLDELRVHKLSAAVREATAKPMPAKLLMPRNPRLDAPTRRSGRIASLPEQPDYRIRKANGDVKTESPDPVPVYATNEERAYAVAKAEQLKAQLGSDHPAFIKPMSHRSATKSAVLSIPVHFNQYLPVHDEVMALVDEVNKEFDMLYHAT encoded by the exons ATGAGATGGGCCTGTGGGCCGCCTGCTTGGACGATAGTAGGATACGGTGCTTCCTGGGTTTGCGGCTTTACCTTCGCTCCACTTCTGTTCCCCAAATTTGAACGACGCCGCCCGACCTGCGATGGTTACCCAATTTTAGTTCCTTCATTTGTTGATAGTTCTACTCGAAATCCCCATTTCATTTTCCTCCTCCAACAGCCCAAAGAACAACCAAAGGAGCAGAGGAAAAGTGAGGTGAGGaaaatggatgaggcaaactcgtACGAGGAGCAGCGCAGGAGGCAGATCGAGCAGAACAAGCGCAAGCTGGATGAGCTGCGGGTGCACAAGCTCTCCGCCGCCGTCCGCGAGGCCACCGCCAAGCCCATGCCG GCCAAGCTGCTGATGCCTCGGAATCCGAGGCTGGACGCCCCAACCCGGCGGTCTGGCCGCATCGCCAGCCTCCCAGAGCAGCCCGACTACCGCATTAGGAAGGCGAATGGTGATGTAAAGACCGAATCACCTGATCCAGTTCCAGTGTACGCTACCAACGAagagagagcctatgctgttgCCAAGGCCGAACAGCTCAAGGCCCAGCTGGGCTCGGACCACCCAGCCTTCATCAAGCCTATGTCCCACAGATCCGCCACCAAATCGGCAGTGCTG TCTATCCCAGTGCACTTCAATCAGTATCTCCCCGTGCATGATGAGGTGATGGCTCTAGTGGATGAGGTGAATAAGGAGTTTGACATGCTCTACCATGCCACGTAA